Proteins from one Neodiprion fabricii isolate iyNeoFabr1 chromosome 5, iyNeoFabr1.1, whole genome shotgun sequence genomic window:
- the LOC124182238 gene encoding gamma-1-syntrophin isoform X1, translating into MRINPSKMSTPIEEKIYQNLKVRTGMVTVSDGKSKPIPMRLHLSMEVLKLQREDTEQAMNHNKPPLDAKERMVQITRQKIGGLGLSIKGGAEHKLPVLISRIYKGQAADQCGQLFVGDAIIKVNGEYITACHHDDAVNILRNAGDLVVLTVKHYRAAKPFLQKNAEKEEKLDNASNEVAEDGWISPSRRSGSPRCGHSRHSSNASSTSIQDKKWLDIITVPLMMAYVTRYIFGTDKLRRNAFEVRGLNGSRTGVIHCDDSAILSQWLKFITDNVTGVTHLQMKLYNRNFSVGERIEYMGWVNEAVSNSNQPWQSYRPRFLALKGPDLLLFETPPCNIGDWSRCALTFKVYQTMFRVMKESENVDERQHCFLAQSPGKSPRYLSVETRQELLRVEAAWHTAVCSAVTHLKSQTFPVTFSGRSSTLTLEWTQGFTLAYENGSEIIWKYKFSQLRGSSDDGKSRLKLHFQEPETIAIETKELECTQLQNLLFCMHAFLTAKVAAVDPTFLTSTTP; encoded by the exons ATGAGAATCAACCCGAGTAAGATGAGCACTCCGATCGAGGAGAAGATATACCAGAACCTTAAG GTTCGGACTGGTATGGTGACTGTGAGCGATGGAAAAAGCAAGCCGATTCCTATGCGGTTACATCTCTCGATGGAGGTTCTCAAGCTGCAGCGAGAGGACACTGAG CAGGCTATGAATCACAACAAGCCGCCATTAGACGCGAAGGAAAGAATGGTTCAGATAACCAGACAGAAGATAGGAGGACTGGGACTCAGCATCAAAGGAGGTGCTGAGCACAAACTTCCGGTTCTCATATCCAGGATTTATAAGGGTCAAGCCGCTGATCAGTGCGGTCAACTTTTCGTCGGCGATGCCATCATCAAAG TGAATGGGGAGTACATTACGGCTTGCCATCACGACGACGCTGTAAACATATTGAGGAACGCTGGGGACTTGGTGGTTCTTACGGTGAAGCATTATCGGGCGGCAAAGCCGTTTCTACAGAAGAATG cagaaaaggaggaaaaactGGATAATGCCAGCAACGAGGTTGCAGAAGACGGTTGGATTTCACCTAGCAGAAGATCAGGCAGTCCCAGATGTGGCCATAGCAGACACAGCTCGAACGCCTCCTCTACTTCAATTCAGGACAAAAAATGGCTGGATATCATAACCG TCCCTCTGATGATGGCGTACGTGACGAGATACATATTTGGTACGGACAAACTGAGAAGAAACGCGTTCGAAGTGCGTGGTTTGAACGGTTCAAGAACCGGAGTAATTCACTGTGACGACAGCGCGATTTTGAGCCAGTGGCTGAAATTCATCACCGACAACGTGACGGGTGTGACGCATCTGCAG ATGAAACTGTACAACCGCAACTTCAGCGTCGGCGAACGGATCGAGTACATGGGATGGGTGAACGAGGCTGTGAGTAATAGTAACCAACCCTGGCAGAGCTATAGGCCAAGATTTCTGGCGTTGAAAGGCCCAGATTTATTGCTGTTCGAAACGCCGCCG TGCAATATAGGCGACTGGTCTCGCTGCGCGTTGACGTTCAAAGTTTATCAGACGATGTTCAGGGTGATGAAAGAGTCCGAAAACGTCGACGAGAGGCAGCATTGTTTCCTCGCCCAGAGTCCTGGAAAATCGCCGCGTTATTTGAGCGTTGAAACGAGGCAGGAACTCTTGAGAGTCGAAGCGGCTTGGCACACGGCAGTTTGCTCGGCAGTAACGCATCTCAAA AGTCAGACTTTCCCGGTGACATTTAGCGGCCGGAGTTCAACCCTAACTTTGGAATGGACTCAGGGTTTCACGCTTGCCTACGAAAACGGGAGTGAAATAATATGGAAGTACAAATTCTCCCAGCTTCGAGGCTCCAGTGACGACGGCAAAAGTCGTCTGAAGCTCCACTTTCAGGAGCCTGAAACTATCGCGATCGAGACTAAG GAATTGGAATGCACTCAGCTACAGAATCTCCTCTTCTGCATGCACGCGTTTTTGACAGCAAAAGTGGCAGCCGTAGATCCGACATTCCTAACATCCACAACTCCGTAA
- the LOC124182238 gene encoding gamma-1-syntrophin isoform X2: MRINPSKMSTPIEEKIYQNLKVRTGMVTVSDGKSKPIPMRLHLSMEVLKLQREDTEQAMNHNKPPLDAKERMVQITRQKIGGLGLSIKGGAEHKLPVLISRIYKGQAADQCGQLFVGDAIIKVNGEYITACHHDDAVNILRNAGDLVVLTVKHYRAAKPFLQKNEKEEKLDNASNEVAEDGWISPSRRSGSPRCGHSRHSSNASSTSIQDKKWLDIITVPLMMAYVTRYIFGTDKLRRNAFEVRGLNGSRTGVIHCDDSAILSQWLKFITDNVTGVTHLQMKLYNRNFSVGERIEYMGWVNEAVSNSNQPWQSYRPRFLALKGPDLLLFETPPCNIGDWSRCALTFKVYQTMFRVMKESENVDERQHCFLAQSPGKSPRYLSVETRQELLRVEAAWHTAVCSAVTHLKSQTFPVTFSGRSSTLTLEWTQGFTLAYENGSEIIWKYKFSQLRGSSDDGKSRLKLHFQEPETIAIETKELECTQLQNLLFCMHAFLTAKVAAVDPTFLTSTTP; encoded by the exons ATGAGAATCAACCCGAGTAAGATGAGCACTCCGATCGAGGAGAAGATATACCAGAACCTTAAG GTTCGGACTGGTATGGTGACTGTGAGCGATGGAAAAAGCAAGCCGATTCCTATGCGGTTACATCTCTCGATGGAGGTTCTCAAGCTGCAGCGAGAGGACACTGAG CAGGCTATGAATCACAACAAGCCGCCATTAGACGCGAAGGAAAGAATGGTTCAGATAACCAGACAGAAGATAGGAGGACTGGGACTCAGCATCAAAGGAGGTGCTGAGCACAAACTTCCGGTTCTCATATCCAGGATTTATAAGGGTCAAGCCGCTGATCAGTGCGGTCAACTTTTCGTCGGCGATGCCATCATCAAAG TGAATGGGGAGTACATTACGGCTTGCCATCACGACGACGCTGTAAACATATTGAGGAACGCTGGGGACTTGGTGGTTCTTACGGTGAAGCATTATCGGGCGGCAAAGCCGTTTCTACAGAAGAATG aaaaggaggaaaaactGGATAATGCCAGCAACGAGGTTGCAGAAGACGGTTGGATTTCACCTAGCAGAAGATCAGGCAGTCCCAGATGTGGCCATAGCAGACACAGCTCGAACGCCTCCTCTACTTCAATTCAGGACAAAAAATGGCTGGATATCATAACCG TCCCTCTGATGATGGCGTACGTGACGAGATACATATTTGGTACGGACAAACTGAGAAGAAACGCGTTCGAAGTGCGTGGTTTGAACGGTTCAAGAACCGGAGTAATTCACTGTGACGACAGCGCGATTTTGAGCCAGTGGCTGAAATTCATCACCGACAACGTGACGGGTGTGACGCATCTGCAG ATGAAACTGTACAACCGCAACTTCAGCGTCGGCGAACGGATCGAGTACATGGGATGGGTGAACGAGGCTGTGAGTAATAGTAACCAACCCTGGCAGAGCTATAGGCCAAGATTTCTGGCGTTGAAAGGCCCAGATTTATTGCTGTTCGAAACGCCGCCG TGCAATATAGGCGACTGGTCTCGCTGCGCGTTGACGTTCAAAGTTTATCAGACGATGTTCAGGGTGATGAAAGAGTCCGAAAACGTCGACGAGAGGCAGCATTGTTTCCTCGCCCAGAGTCCTGGAAAATCGCCGCGTTATTTGAGCGTTGAAACGAGGCAGGAACTCTTGAGAGTCGAAGCGGCTTGGCACACGGCAGTTTGCTCGGCAGTAACGCATCTCAAA AGTCAGACTTTCCCGGTGACATTTAGCGGCCGGAGTTCAACCCTAACTTTGGAATGGACTCAGGGTTTCACGCTTGCCTACGAAAACGGGAGTGAAATAATATGGAAGTACAAATTCTCCCAGCTTCGAGGCTCCAGTGACGACGGCAAAAGTCGTCTGAAGCTCCACTTTCAGGAGCCTGAAACTATCGCGATCGAGACTAAG GAATTGGAATGCACTCAGCTACAGAATCTCCTCTTCTGCATGCACGCGTTTTTGACAGCAAAAGTGGCAGCCGTAGATCCGACATTCCTAACATCCACAACTCCGTAA
- the LOC124182238 gene encoding gamma-1-syntrophin isoform X3 — protein sequence MRINPSKMSTPIEEKIYQNLKVRTGMVTVSDGKSKPIPMRLHLSMEVLKLQREDTEAMNHNKPPLDAKERMVQITRQKIGGLGLSIKGGAEHKLPVLISRIYKGQAADQCGQLFVGDAIIKVNGEYITACHHDDAVNILRNAGDLVVLTVKHYRAAKPFLQKNAEKEEKLDNASNEVAEDGWISPSRRSGSPRCGHSRHSSNASSTSIQDKKWLDIITVPLMMAYVTRYIFGTDKLRRNAFEVRGLNGSRTGVIHCDDSAILSQWLKFITDNVTGVTHLQMKLYNRNFSVGERIEYMGWVNEAVSNSNQPWQSYRPRFLALKGPDLLLFETPPCNIGDWSRCALTFKVYQTMFRVMKESENVDERQHCFLAQSPGKSPRYLSVETRQELLRVEAAWHTAVCSAVTHLKSQTFPVTFSGRSSTLTLEWTQGFTLAYENGSEIIWKYKFSQLRGSSDDGKSRLKLHFQEPETIAIETKELECTQLQNLLFCMHAFLTAKVAAVDPTFLTSTTP from the exons ATGAGAATCAACCCGAGTAAGATGAGCACTCCGATCGAGGAGAAGATATACCAGAACCTTAAG GTTCGGACTGGTATGGTGACTGTGAGCGATGGAAAAAGCAAGCCGATTCCTATGCGGTTACATCTCTCGATGGAGGTTCTCAAGCTGCAGCGAGAGGACACTGAG GCTATGAATCACAACAAGCCGCCATTAGACGCGAAGGAAAGAATGGTTCAGATAACCAGACAGAAGATAGGAGGACTGGGACTCAGCATCAAAGGAGGTGCTGAGCACAAACTTCCGGTTCTCATATCCAGGATTTATAAGGGTCAAGCCGCTGATCAGTGCGGTCAACTTTTCGTCGGCGATGCCATCATCAAAG TGAATGGGGAGTACATTACGGCTTGCCATCACGACGACGCTGTAAACATATTGAGGAACGCTGGGGACTTGGTGGTTCTTACGGTGAAGCATTATCGGGCGGCAAAGCCGTTTCTACAGAAGAATG cagaaaaggaggaaaaactGGATAATGCCAGCAACGAGGTTGCAGAAGACGGTTGGATTTCACCTAGCAGAAGATCAGGCAGTCCCAGATGTGGCCATAGCAGACACAGCTCGAACGCCTCCTCTACTTCAATTCAGGACAAAAAATGGCTGGATATCATAACCG TCCCTCTGATGATGGCGTACGTGACGAGATACATATTTGGTACGGACAAACTGAGAAGAAACGCGTTCGAAGTGCGTGGTTTGAACGGTTCAAGAACCGGAGTAATTCACTGTGACGACAGCGCGATTTTGAGCCAGTGGCTGAAATTCATCACCGACAACGTGACGGGTGTGACGCATCTGCAG ATGAAACTGTACAACCGCAACTTCAGCGTCGGCGAACGGATCGAGTACATGGGATGGGTGAACGAGGCTGTGAGTAATAGTAACCAACCCTGGCAGAGCTATAGGCCAAGATTTCTGGCGTTGAAAGGCCCAGATTTATTGCTGTTCGAAACGCCGCCG TGCAATATAGGCGACTGGTCTCGCTGCGCGTTGACGTTCAAAGTTTATCAGACGATGTTCAGGGTGATGAAAGAGTCCGAAAACGTCGACGAGAGGCAGCATTGTTTCCTCGCCCAGAGTCCTGGAAAATCGCCGCGTTATTTGAGCGTTGAAACGAGGCAGGAACTCTTGAGAGTCGAAGCGGCTTGGCACACGGCAGTTTGCTCGGCAGTAACGCATCTCAAA AGTCAGACTTTCCCGGTGACATTTAGCGGCCGGAGTTCAACCCTAACTTTGGAATGGACTCAGGGTTTCACGCTTGCCTACGAAAACGGGAGTGAAATAATATGGAAGTACAAATTCTCCCAGCTTCGAGGCTCCAGTGACGACGGCAAAAGTCGTCTGAAGCTCCACTTTCAGGAGCCTGAAACTATCGCGATCGAGACTAAG GAATTGGAATGCACTCAGCTACAGAATCTCCTCTTCTGCATGCACGCGTTTTTGACAGCAAAAGTGGCAGCCGTAGATCCGACATTCCTAACATCCACAACTCCGTAA
- the LOC124181995 gene encoding zinc finger MYM-type protein 1-like: protein MNKPKDLSGSQKRKLKKARCEADKKSAVFFQGYVKRLRSDNEGGESSQTTDDLDPACPPSKATVDSDGNLDAQSVNTGDMTIATDRNNLAEKVIEKDSTVSNIDWQDPAKWPNNISDSSRVALVKLGPTKIDRNTIFPFDTDRRRFTIENCYRTLKNGEKMERSWLIYSETKDSVYCFCCKLFGLRNIPTQLQSTGFRSWRHLQDSLSSHEKSKMHIECMTDWKELEVRLDCRKTIDDENQNLIQREETYWKQVLERLVEIIKHLAKRNMAFRGTVDRLYEPNNGNFLSQVELMAKFDPILSEHVRRVQSGDLQRVHYLGKETQNEFIDILGNAIFKEISRRVVAAKYYSIILDCTSDISHEEQMTAVVRFVTVSKNTVEICEHFIGFVVVDDTTGKGLYETLLDILKSNNLELNNCRGQGYDNGSNMKGKNSGVQARILKDNKRAFFVSCSCHNLNLVVSDAGHSSVTAELFFGVLQRLFAVFAASTQRWQILKEHVNISVKSLPKTRWEGKINAVKTVRFQVAEIRDALQELCRMSQGKDAKLRSELRGLCFEIESLSFLIRLVVWYDVLQVINKISKALQCPKVDLHTAMNMIDGALLQLQTFRESGFETCIATAKKMAEKLDISQTLPESRTPRTRRFFDYESQHDERPSDPMKRLEIEFFNKLCDIAISSLRERFEMTQNVCEPFSIIRNSDNFMRLDRTQILTKSKALENYLTGEDENSDIDGRELAEELESLKAYFVAAGMTDLSALVMISHIIDKGLDEIYPNFTVTLRIFLTLPVTSASGERTFSKLKLIKTYLRSTMCQDRLNGLAAMSIEHGICNELNFSDIIASFANKKSRKVPL from the coding sequence ATGAACAAGCCCAAAGACTTATCAGGGTCCCAAAAgcggaaattaaaaaaagctcGATGTGAAGCGGACAAAAAAAgtgctgttttttttcaaggcTATGTTAAGCGGTTGAGGTCTGATAATGAGGGTGGTGAATCTAGCCAAACCACGGATGATTTAGACCCCGCTTGTCCACCTTCCAAGGCCACCGTAGATTCTGATGGAAATTTGGACGCTCAGTCAGTGAATACCGGAGATATGACGATAGCTACAGATAGAAACAACTTGGCAGAAAAAGTTATAGAAAAAGATTCTACAGTATCAAATATTGATTGGCAAGATCCTGCTAAGTGGCCGAATAACATCAGCGACAGTTCACGCGTAGCATTGGTAAAGCTAGGGCCTACAAAAATAGATCggaatacaatttttccttTTGATACAGATCGCCGGCGCTTCACCATAGAAAATTGTTATCGAACCCTGAAGAATGGCGAAAAAATGGAGAGATCCTGGTTAATTTATTCAGAGACTAAGGATTccgtttattgtttttgttgcAAATTGTTCGGCCTCCGCAACATTCCAACCCAATTGCAATCGACCGGATTTAGATCCTGGCGGCACTTGCAAGACAGTTTGAGCTCGCatgaaaaatccaaaatgCACATTGAATGCATGACAGACTGGAAAGAACTCGAAGTCCGTTTAGATTGTAGAAAAACCATCGATGatgagaatcaaaatttaatccAAAGAGAGGAAACCTATTGGAAACAAGTACTTGAAAGActcgttgaaataattaagcATTTAGCTAAGCGGAATATGGCATTTCGAGGTACTGTCGATCGATTATACGAGCCGAATAACGGTAATTTCTTGAGCCAAGTTGAACTGATGGCGAAATTCGATCCTATTTTAAGCGAACATGTACGTCGAGTTCAAAGTGGGGACCTCCAGCGCGTTCACTATTTGGGAAAGGAAACTCAGAACGAATTCATTGACATACTGGGTaatgcaattttcaaagaaattagCAGGCGAGTGGTAGCCGCGAAATATTACTCCATAATTTTAGACTGCACCTCCGATATTAGTCATGAAGAACAAATGACTGCCGTTGTTCGATTTGTCACTGTGTCTAAAAACACCGTGGAAATTTGCGAGCATTTCATTGGCTTCGTTGTTGTAGACGATACAACGGGTAAGGGATTGTATGAAACGTTGTTAGATATCTTGAAATCAAACAATCTTGAATTGAATAACTGTCGGGGTCAAGGGTATGACAATGGCAGTAATATGAAAGGTAAAAATAGTGGTGTTCAGGCCAGAATTTTGAAGGATAATAAAAGAGCGTTTTTCGTTTCCTGCAGTTGTCACAACCTCAACCTAGTAGTTTCAGATGCCGGACATTCGTCCGTCACAGCTGAACTATTCTTTGGTGTTCTTCAAAGGCTATTCGCAGTCTTCGCTGCTTCAACCCAGAGGTGGCAAATATTGAAGGAGCATGTTAATATCAGTGTGAAATCATTGCCTAAAACTCGCTGGGAAGGGAAAATAAATGCTGTAAAAACTGTGAGGTTCCAAGTAGCAGAAATCAGAGATGCGTTGCAGGAACTTTGTCGAATGTCGCAAGGTAAAGATGCAAAGCTGAGATCGGAACTGAGAGGCCTATGTTTCGAAATTGAGTCATTGTCTTTTCTGATTAGATTGGTAGTATGGTATGATGTACTGCAAGTGATCAACAAAATCAGTAAAGCTTTACAATGTCCGAAAGTTGATTTGCATACTGCGATGAACATGATTGATGGTGCTCTTCTTCAATTACAAACTTTTCGAGAATCCGGTTTCGAAACTTGCATAGCCACCGCTAAAAAAATGGCTGAGAAGTTAGATATTTCACAAACTTTACCCGAATCACGTACCCCACGAACAAGACGATTCTTTGATTATGAGTCTCAGCACGACGAACGACCTAGCGATCCGATGAAAAGgttagaaattgaatttttcaacaaattatgCGATATAGCGATATCAAGCCTACGCGAACGTTTCGAAATGACCCAAAACGTTTGTGAACCATTTAGTATCATCCGAAACTCGGATAACTTTATGAGATTGGACAGAACCCAAATTTTGACTAAGTCCAAGGCTTTAGAAAATTATCTGACTGGTGAAGACGAGAACAGTGACATTGATGGTCGGGAGCTTGCCGAAGAACTGGAATCTTTAAAAGCTTACTTCGTAGCCGCTGGAATGACCGACTTGAGTGCACTCGTTATGATATCGCACATTATTGATAAAGGTCTGGATGAGATATATCCAAATTTCACTGTGACCTTAAGAATTTTCTTAACATTACCAGTAACCTCCGCGTCGGGTGAAAGGACCTTCTCAAAGCTAAAGCTCATCAAAACTTACCTGCGATCCACTATGTGCCAAGATCGACTGAATGGTTTAGCTGCGATGTCAATTGAGCATGGAATTTGCAACGAGTTGAATTTCAGCGATATTATAGCATCTTTTGCGAACAAAAAATCTCGCAAAGTCCCACTTTAA